One segment of Thermodesulfovibrio sp. 3907-1M DNA contains the following:
- a CDS encoding efflux RND transporter permease subunit produces MLYRFFLDRPVFAWVIAIVIMGAGLLSIYSLPVAQYPSLAPPSIYIQAFYPGASAETVENSVTQIIEEKMTGLDRMIYMSAYSDSSGSSRIELTFEPGTDPDLAWAKVQNKLQLAMPSLPEAVQRTGISVGKATKNYLMVVALISEDGRLDANDLRDYMQSTLQKVLARIQGVGEVEVFGFPYAMRIWVEPHKLVSYGLTFDDVIAAIKSYNVEVSGGQLGGAPAKPGQRLNAPIIVQSMLKEPEEFGSIPVRVNPDGSSVKIKDVARVELGTDYYDINAYYQGKPAAALAIRPLPGANALDVAKKVKDKMDELSRHFPSGVKVVYPYDTTPFTKVAINEVVKTLVEAIILVFFIMWLFMGSLRATFIPTITVPVVLLGTFAVLGIAGYSINMLTMFAMVLAIGLLVDDAIVVVENVERIMREEGLSVKEAVIKSMEQITSALIGIGVVLSAVFAPMAFFKGSTGIIYRQFAVTIISAMLLSVFVALSLAPVLCVMFLRPHKASEAKEGILHWFNLIYEKFYSIFFKSRHLYTKAVENSFRKLPLYILIYVIIVAALGFILMKLPTAYLPDEDQGILLAQVMLPSGSTLEQTEEVLKEVQNYFLTKEKDAVDTVMTVSGISFAGRTQSNGMAFIKLKDWHLRDRAELRVKAIQERAMRYFLPNKKAMIFVFPPPSIIELGNATGFDLQLMDMGGLGHQKLMEARNKLLYMASQDPRLKNVRPNGMDDIPEYKVDVDWEKAGALGVPITSINNTISAAFGSAYVNDFIKGGRVKRVFVQADIPYRMLPEDMNRLYVRNNEGKMVPFSSVAQGRWIYGSPRLERYNAFPSINIWGEPAKGYSSGDAMKAIEEIISKLGKGIGYSWTGLSYQEKLATGQAPILYAFSVFVIFLCLAALYESWTIPITNLILLPFGIFGAALATWLMGLNNDVYFQIGFLVTMGLSSKNAILIIQFARDRIRQGVELHKATVEAARIRYRPVIMTSLALFFGVLPLAISKGAGSGAMNAIGVAIEGGVIAGTFINILFVPLFFVLILKIFKVREVK; encoded by the coding sequence ATGCTATACAGATTTTTTCTTGATAGACCGGTTTTTGCATGGGTTATTGCCATTGTTATAATGGGAGCAGGATTGCTCTCCATTTATAGCCTTCCTGTTGCGCAGTATCCGTCACTTGCTCCTCCTTCAATTTACATTCAGGCATTTTATCCTGGTGCTTCTGCGGAGACAGTGGAAAACAGTGTTACCCAGATTATTGAAGAGAAGATGACAGGACTTGACAGGATGATTTACATGTCTGCATACAGTGACTCATCTGGCAGCTCCCGCATTGAGCTTACATTTGAACCTGGAACTGACCCTGACCTTGCATGGGCAAAGGTTCAGAACAAGCTTCAACTTGCCATGCCAAGTCTACCTGAGGCTGTTCAGAGAACAGGAATATCTGTTGGTAAAGCAACAAAAAACTATCTCATGGTAGTTGCTCTGATTTCAGAAGATGGTCGTCTTGACGCAAATGATTTAAGAGACTACATGCAGTCAACTCTTCAGAAGGTTCTTGCAAGAATACAAGGAGTTGGAGAGGTAGAAGTTTTTGGTTTTCCCTATGCAATGCGCATATGGGTTGAACCCCACAAGCTTGTAAGTTACGGATTAACATTTGATGATGTAATAGCTGCAATAAAAAGCTACAATGTAGAAGTATCTGGTGGACAGCTTGGTGGTGCACCAGCAAAGCCAGGTCAGAGGCTAAATGCACCTATAATTGTTCAGAGCATGCTTAAAGAACCAGAAGAGTTTGGCTCAATTCCTGTAAGAGTAAATCCTGATGGCTCATCTGTAAAAATAAAGGATGTGGCAAGGGTTGAGCTTGGAACAGACTACTATGATATAAATGCCTACTATCAGGGAAAGCCTGCTGCAGCACTTGCAATAAGACCTCTTCCCGGAGCAAATGCACTTGATGTGGCAAAAAAAGTTAAAGATAAAATGGATGAGCTCAGCAGACACTTTCCATCAGGTGTAAAGGTTGTTTATCCCTATGACACAACTCCTTTTACAAAGGTTGCAATAAATGAAGTTGTAAAGACTCTTGTTGAAGCAATAATTCTTGTCTTCTTCATAATGTGGTTATTTATGGGCAGCCTTCGTGCAACTTTTATTCCCACAATCACTGTTCCTGTTGTTTTACTTGGCACATTTGCTGTCCTTGGAATTGCTGGCTACTCAATAAATATGCTTACAATGTTTGCAATGGTTCTTGCCATAGGGCTTTTAGTTGACGATGCCATTGTTGTTGTTGAAAATGTGGAAAGAATAATGAGGGAAGAGGGTCTTTCTGTAAAAGAGGCTGTAATAAAATCAATGGAGCAGATTACATCAGCTCTCATCGGAATTGGAGTTGTTCTATCTGCAGTATTTGCTCCGATGGCATTTTTTAAGGGTTCAACAGGCATTATTTACAGACAGTTTGCAGTAACAATAATTTCTGCCATGCTACTTTCAGTCTTTGTTGCTTTAAGCCTTGCTCCTGTTTTATGTGTAATGTTCCTGAGACCTCATAAAGCTTCAGAGGCAAAAGAGGGAATTCTTCACTGGTTTAACCTGATTTATGAGAAGTTTTACAGCATATTTTTTAAATCAAGGCATCTCTACACAAAGGCTGTTGAAAACTCCTTCAGAAAACTTCCCCTTTACATTTTGATTTATGTGATAATCGTTGCAGCATTGGGCTTTATTTTAATGAAGCTTCCAACAGCCTATCTTCCAGACGAAGATCAGGGAATTCTTCTTGCTCAGGTAATGCTTCCATCAGGCTCTACACTTGAACAGACAGAGGAAGTCTTAAAAGAAGTCCAGAATTATTTTTTAACAAAAGAAAAAGACGCTGTGGATACTGTAATGACGGTCTCTGGAATTAGCTTTGCTGGAAGAACTCAGTCAAATGGAATGGCATTTATAAAGCTAAAAGACTGGCATTTAAGGGACAGAGCAGAATTAAGAGTTAAGGCAATTCAGGAAAGGGCAATGAGATACTTTCTTCCAAATAAAAAAGCCATGATATTTGTTTTTCCTCCTCCATCAATTATTGAACTTGGAAATGCAACAGGCTTTGACCTTCAGCTTATGGACATGGGAGGGCTTGGACATCAAAAGCTTATGGAAGCAAGAAATAAACTTCTTTATATGGCAAGTCAGGATCCAAGACTTAAAAATGTAAGACCAAATGGAATGGATGACATACCAGAATACAAAGTTGATGTGGACTGGGAAAAAGCAGGTGCACTTGGAGTTCCAATTACATCAATTAATAATACAATTTCAGCAGCTTTTGGAAGCGCCTATGTAAATGACTTCATAAAAGGAGGTAGAGTAAAAAGGGTTTTTGTTCAGGCAGACATACCATACAGAATGCTTCCTGAGGACATGAACAGGCTTTATGTAAGAAACAATGAAGGCAAGATGGTCCCATTTTCATCAGTTGCCCAAGGTAGATGGATTTATGGCTCACCAAGGCTTGAGCGTTACAATGCCTTTCCTTCAATAAACATCTGGGGAGAGCCTGCGAAAGGATACAGCTCTGGTGATGCAATGAAAGCAATCGAGGAAATTATATCAAAGCTTGGTAAAGGAATAGGATATTCATGGACAGGTCTCAGTTATCAAGAAAAGCTTGCAACAGGGCAGGCTCCGATTCTTTATGCATTCTCTGTTTTTGTTATATTCCTCTGTCTCGCAGCACTTTATGAGTCATGGACAATTCCGATTACAAATCTTATACTTCTTCCTTTTGGTATATTTGGTGCAGCTCTGGCAACATGGTTGATGGGTCTTAATAATGATGTTTACTTCCAGATAGGATTTCTTGTTACAATGGGACTTTCGTCAAAAAATGCAATACTTATTATTCAGTTTGCAAGAGACAGAATAAGGCAGGGTGTAGAGCTTCATAAGGCAACAGTTGAGGCTGCAAGAATAAGATACAGACCTGTTATTATGACTTCCCTGGCGCTTTTCTTCGGAGTTCTTCCTCTTGCCATTTCAAAGGGAGCTGGCTCTGGAGCAATGAACGCAATCGGCGTTGCCATTGAAGGCGGAGTTATTGCAGGAACATTTATTAACATTCTGTTTGTTCCACTGTTTTTTGTGTTGATTTTGAAAATTTTTAAAGTCAGGGAAGTAAAATGA
- a CDS encoding efflux RND transporter periplasmic adaptor subunit, which translates to MIAKFKPIFILSVMFFILTSCGKKQPPAQTPEVSVITVQAEKVLLTTELPGRTNPYRIAEIRPQVSGIILKRYFTEGSNVKAGDLLYQIDPAPYKAAYDNALAALKRAEATLQSVKARYDRYQELIKVNAISKQEFDDVKAQYEQTLSEIEALKAQVRNAQINLGYTKITAPISGRIGKSNVTEGALVTAYQQMELTRIQQLDPIYVDIPYSTKELRELEKRLEQGRLKYAGKEQNKVKIILEDGTVYPVEGTLQFKDVTVDPTTGSVILRVIVPNPKGVLLPGMFVRAIVKEGINRHAILIPQQAVFRDPKGNPFVYIVDKENKVQIRPVKVDRAIEDKWLVSEGVSEGEQVIVEGVQKIMPGMPVKAVPYGNK; encoded by the coding sequence ATGATTGCTAAGTTTAAACCCATTTTCATTTTATCTGTCATGTTTTTTATTCTTACATCATGCGGTAAAAAACAGCCTCCAGCCCAAACTCCTGAAGTATCAGTAATAACTGTTCAAGCCGAGAAAGTTCTTCTTACAACAGAGCTTCCCGGAAGAACCAATCCTTACAGGATAGCTGAGATAAGACCACAGGTAAGCGGAATAATTCTTAAAAGATATTTCACAGAAGGAAGCAATGTAAAAGCAGGAGACCTCCTTTATCAGATTGATCCAGCACCGTATAAAGCAGCCTATGACAATGCTTTGGCAGCATTAAAAAGAGCTGAGGCAACCCTTCAATCAGTAAAAGCAAGATATGACAGATATCAGGAGCTTATAAAGGTAAATGCAATAAGTAAGCAGGAGTTTGATGATGTAAAAGCTCAGTATGAGCAGACTCTCTCAGAGATTGAGGCATTAAAGGCACAGGTAAGGAATGCTCAGATTAATCTTGGATATACGAAAATAACAGCGCCAATTTCAGGTAGAATTGGTAAATCAAATGTAACCGAAGGTGCTCTTGTCACAGCCTATCAGCAAATGGAGCTTACACGAATTCAGCAGCTTGACCCAATTTATGTTGACATACCTTATTCAACAAAGGAATTAAGAGAGCTTGAAAAAAGACTTGAACAGGGAAGGCTTAAATATGCTGGTAAAGAGCAGAATAAGGTAAAAATAATTCTTGAAGATGGAACAGTCTATCCAGTGGAAGGGACACTTCAGTTTAAGGATGTAACTGTTGATCCAACAACTGGTTCTGTAATTTTAAGGGTTATAGTTCCAAATCCAAAGGGAGTGCTTTTACCGGGAATGTTTGTTAGAGCAATAGTTAAAGAGGGAATAAACAGGCATGCAATTCTTATTCCTCAGCAGGCAGTGTTTCGTGATCCAAAAGGAAATCCTTTTGTTTATATCGTTGATAAAGAAAACAAGGTTCAGATAAGACCAGTTAAGGTTGACCGCGCTATAGAGGATAAATGGCTTGTCTCAGAGGGAGTTTCAGAGGGAGAGCAGGTTATAGTTGAAGGAGTTCAGAAAATTATGCCAGGAATGCCTGTAAAAGCCGTTCCTTATGGAAACAAGTAA
- a CDS encoding TetR/AcrR family transcriptional regulator, with protein MNRRSGHESRKRIVDAAVKLFSQSGFNGTTMRMIAKEAGISVGGLYLYFKNKEELSLHLIKEKLNEFYSKVLLPLKEIQSPSQALKEYFTKALEFAKENRELIIIHAKQQGFTFGIEVKREFFKKEREILKEIISRGIESHEFNKCEPEEVAKLLMNIIGGYVLSVVVEPENLFKPEVCIDVLLKGLLKRSNL; from the coding sequence ATGAACAGGCGTTCAGGACATGAATCAAGGAAGAGAATAGTAGATGCTGCTGTGAAGTTATTTTCTCAGAGTGGTTTCAATGGCACAACAATGAGAATGATTGCAAAAGAAGCAGGAATAAGCGTGGGAGGGCTTTATCTTTATTTCAAAAACAAGGAAGAACTATCACTTCATTTAATAAAAGAAAAGCTAAATGAATTTTACAGCAAAGTCTTGTTACCCCTTAAAGAGATTCAGAGTCCTTCTCAGGCATTAAAGGAATATTTCACAAAAGCACTGGAATTTGCAAAGGAAAACAGGGAGCTTATCATCATTCATGCAAAGCAACAGGGATTTACATTTGGAATTGAAGTAAAAAGGGAGTTTTTTAAAAAAGAAAGAGAGATACTTAAAGAGATAATTTCCAGAGGCATTGAATCTCATGAATTTAACAAATGTGAGCCTGAAGAAGTAGCAAAACTACTCATGAATATCATAGGAGGTTATGTTCTTTCAGTTGTTGTTGAGCCTGAAAATCTTTTTAAGCCAGAAGTCTGCATTGATGTCCTATTAAAAGGCTTATTGAAAAGGAGCAATTTATGA
- the truA gene encoding tRNA pseudouridine(38-40) synthase TruA, with protein MVNLKMTIQYDGTNYSGWQRQKKGYSIQALIEQALSKICKTEIKIRGAGRTDAGVHALGQVASFKWQIKMPLNNLKKALNSLLPEDIRVVEIEEVDAEFHPQYAVKRKSYVYYLCIDEECSCFIQRYVWHYPRKLNLSLMEESLSLFKGTRDFTAFSGSTEVKNKIRTVYDFTMERLDRLCFMDMNMIGNFIKFRIEADGFLRYMVRNIVGCIVELGREKLSVESICEAFNSGKRPSPMQTAPSRGLFLEKIYY; from the coding sequence ATGGTTAATCTCAAAATGACCATTCAATATGATGGCACTAATTATTCTGGCTGGCAGAGGCAGAAAAAAGGCTATTCTATTCAGGCATTAATTGAACAGGCTCTTTCAAAGATATGTAAAACAGAAATAAAGATTCGTGGAGCTGGCAGAACTGATGCAGGAGTTCATGCTCTTGGACAGGTTGCAAGCTTTAAATGGCAGATTAAAATGCCTTTAAACAACCTTAAAAAAGCTTTAAATTCTTTGTTGCCAGAAGATATAAGAGTAGTTGAGATTGAGGAGGTAGATGCTGAGTTTCATCCTCAGTATGCAGTAAAAAGAAAATCTTATGTTTACTACTTGTGCATTGATGAAGAATGTTCCTGTTTCATTCAAAGATATGTATGGCATTATCCAAGAAAGCTTAATTTATCTTTAATGGAAGAATCCTTATCTTTGTTTAAAGGAACCAGAGATTTTACAGCTTTTTCAGGCAGTACTGAGGTAAAAAATAAAATAAGAACTGTTTATGATTTTACCATGGAGAGGCTTGACAGGCTCTGTTTCATGGACATGAACATGATTGGTAATTTTATCAAATTTAGGATAGAAGCAGACGGATTTTTAAGATACATGGTTAGAAACATTGTTGGATGCATTGTGGAATTGGGAAGAGAGAAGCTCAGTGTTGAATCAATCTGTGAAGCTTTTAATAGCGGGAAGAGACCTTCTCCAATGCAGACAGCCCCTTCCCGTGGACTTTTTTTAGAGAAAATATACTACTGA
- a CDS encoding TraR/DksA family transcriptional regulator has translation MKIDQERKDRLKKMLNKMKEQILREAREEMKKFQTGEKRQIVEAVMDDADLSVIDLSEDISLKQLSTHRDILKKIEEALRKLEEGTYGICEMCGDEIPEERLKILPFAIYCRDCQEKIEMIEKFEGEEGQ, from the coding sequence ATGAAAATAGATCAGGAAAGAAAAGATAGATTAAAAAAGATGCTCAATAAAATGAAAGAGCAGATTCTTCGGGAAGCTCGTGAAGAGATGAAGAAGTTTCAAACAGGAGAAAAGAGACAGATTGTTGAAGCAGTGATGGATGATGCTGATTTAAGTGTGATTGACCTTTCAGAGGACATAAGCTTAAAACAGTTAAGCACGCACAGAGACATCTTAAAAAAAATTGAAGAAGCTCTAAGAAAACTTGAGGAAGGCACATATGGAATATGTGAGATGTGTGGCGATGAAATTCCTGAGGAAAGGCTTAAGATTCTTCCATTTGCCATATACTGCAGAGACTGTCAGGAAAAGATTGAGATGATAGAGAAATTTGAAGGCGAGGAAGGTCAGTAG
- the frr gene encoding ribosome recycling factor has translation MMQEFKKKANEKMNQALEVFKKDLSTFRTGRASLGILDNIKVDYYGSMLPLNQVATLGIPEPRMITIQPWEQRMISEIERAIMKSDLGLTPINDGKIIKIVIPPLTEERRKQLVKVVRKRAEEARVAIRNIRRDIIEEIKKAEKEKKLSEDDSRRLQEEIQKITNSFIEKVDKALEQKEKEIMEV, from the coding sequence ATGATGCAGGAATTCAAGAAGAAAGCTAATGAAAAAATGAATCAGGCACTGGAAGTATTTAAAAAAGACCTATCCACATTCAGAACTGGTAGAGCTTCCCTTGGTATTCTTGACAACATCAAGGTTGATTATTACGGAAGCATGCTCCCTCTTAATCAGGTTGCCACACTGGGAATACCTGAGCCAAGAATGATTACAATTCAGCCATGGGAACAGAGAATGATATCAGAGATAGAAAGAGCCATAATGAAATCAGATCTCGGGCTCACTCCAATTAATGATGGAAAGATAATCAAAATCGTTATTCCACCTTTAACTGAAGAGAGAAGAAAGCAACTTGTGAAAGTGGTCCGTAAAAGGGCTGAAGAAGCAAGGGTAGCCATAAGAAACATTCGCAGGGACATAATTGAAGAGATTAAAAAAGCAGAAAAAGAAAAGAAATTAAGTGAGGATGACTCTCGCAGACTTCAGGAAGAGATACAGAAAATAACGAATTCCTTTATTGAAAAGGTTGATAAGGCTCTTGAACAGAAAGAGAAAGAAATCATGGAGGTTTAA
- the pyrH gene encoding UMP kinase, which translates to MNKTIYKRVLLKLSGEALMGEKGYGIDPFTVKYMAEEIKKAYQLGVEIAVVIGGGNIWRGSEAEAQGIERATADYMGMLATVINALALQNALEKQEVDTRVQSAIEMRELAEPYIRRKAIRHLEKGRVVIFAAGTGNPYFTTDTAAALRAIEIGADVILKGTKVDGIYSSDPVKDSKAKKFDILTYMDVIRNSLRVMDSTAITLCMDNNLPIVVFNIRKPDNLKKVILGEKIGSIVLKEVKNDAGIQEES; encoded by the coding sequence GTGAATAAAACTATTTACAAGAGGGTTTTGCTGAAGCTCAGTGGTGAAGCCCTTATGGGAGAAAAGGGTTATGGTATTGACCCTTTTACTGTAAAATATATGGCAGAGGAGATAAAAAAAGCCTATCAACTGGGAGTTGAAATTGCTGTTGTAATTGGTGGTGGTAATATATGGAGGGGATCTGAAGCCGAGGCACAGGGAATTGAAAGAGCAACAGCGGACTATATGGGAATGCTTGCAACTGTAATAAATGCACTGGCGCTTCAGAACGCTCTTGAAAAACAGGAGGTTGACACCCGTGTTCAATCGGCAATTGAAATGAGAGAACTTGCTGAGCCATACATAAGAAGAAAAGCAATAAGACATCTTGAAAAAGGCAGGGTGGTAATATTTGCTGCAGGCACGGGGAATCCCTATTTTACAACTGATACAGCAGCAGCCCTCAGAGCAATTGAAATCGGTGCAGATGTTATCCTTAAGGGAACAAAGGTGGATGGAATTTATTCATCGGATCCAGTTAAAGATTCAAAGGCGAAAAAGTTTGATATACTTACCTATATGGATGTAATAAGAAATTCCTTAAGGGTGATGGATTCTACTGCAATCACGCTATGTATGGATAATAATCTTCCTATTGTGGTATTCAATATCCGCAAGCCAGATAATTTAAAGAAAGTAATCTTAGGTGAGAAAATAGGAAGCATTGTTTTAAAAGAGGTGAAAAATGATGCAGGAATTCAAGAAGAAAGCTAA
- the tsf gene encoding translation elongation factor Ts yields the protein MAITAQMVKELREKTGAGMMECKKALEASGGDFNKAIEYLRQKGLATAQKKASREAREGIITSYIHMDKIGVMLELNCETDFVARNEEFRQLAKDIAMQIAASNPQYIQREDIPQDVIEKEREIYKAQIKGNKPPQVVEKIIEGKLEKFYEEMCLLDQPFIREPDRKIKDLINEKIAKFGENIVVRRFVRFQVGQSE from the coding sequence ATGGCAATAACCGCTCAGATGGTGAAAGAACTCAGAGAAAAAACAGGTGCTGGAATGATGGAGTGTAAAAAAGCACTTGAAGCATCAGGAGGAGATTTCAATAAAGCAATTGAATATTTAAGGCAGAAAGGACTTGCAACTGCTCAGAAAAAAGCATCACGTGAAGCCAGAGAAGGAATCATAACATCTTACATTCATATGGATAAAATTGGAGTAATGCTTGAACTTAACTGTGAGACAGACTTTGTTGCGAGAAATGAGGAATTCCGTCAGCTTGCTAAGGATATTGCAATGCAGATAGCTGCATCAAACCCTCAATACATACAGAGAGAAGATATTCCTCAGGATGTGATAGAAAAAGAAAGGGAAATTTATAAAGCTCAGATAAAGGGAAATAAGCCACCTCAGGTTGTTGAAAAAATTATTGAAGGAAAGCTTGAGAAATTTTATGAAGAGATGTGCCTTCTTGACCAGCCTTTCATTAGAGAGCCTGACAGAAAGATAAAGGATCTTATCAATGAAAAAATTGCAAAATTCGGTGAAAATATTGTAGTAAGAAGGTTTGTGAGATTTCAGGTAGGTCAAAGTGAATAA
- the rpsB gene encoding 30S ribosomal protein S2, with translation MSVITMKELLEAGAHFGHQVKRWNPKMKKYIFAERNGIHIIDLQKTVKGIEEAYEFLKTVSAEGGSILFVGTKKQAQEAIQEEARRAGVFYVNHRWLGGMLTNFSTVRKSVEKWQRIEQMKEDGTLYLHTKKEISKLEKERQKLEINLIGIKDMMELPKAIYIVDIKKEKIAVEEAIKLGIPIVAIVDTNCDPDLVDYVIPGNDDAIRAIKLITSKMADAVLEGREIFMKRLEEEAEKAAIKEKILQEEEYQKSMDEYIEQ, from the coding sequence ATGTCAGTAATTACAATGAAAGAGCTTCTTGAAGCAGGCGCTCACTTTGGACATCAGGTTAAAAGATGGAATCCAAAAATGAAAAAGTACATCTTTGCAGAGAGAAACGGAATTCACATTATTGACCTGCAGAAGACTGTAAAAGGCATTGAAGAGGCTTATGAATTTTTAAAAACCGTTTCAGCTGAAGGAGGAAGCATTCTGTTTGTGGGCACAAAAAAGCAGGCACAGGAAGCAATTCAGGAGGAAGCCAGGAGAGCAGGAGTTTTTTATGTAAATCATCGCTGGCTTGGAGGAATGCTTACCAACTTTTCCACAGTGAGAAAAAGCGTTGAAAAATGGCAGAGAATTGAGCAGATGAAAGAAGACGGAACACTTTATTTACATACAAAAAAGGAGATTTCAAAATTAGAAAAAGAGAGACAAAAGCTTGAAATAAACTTAATTGGAATTAAAGATATGATGGAGCTCCCAAAGGCAATTTATATTGTGGACATAAAAAAAGAAAAAATAGCTGTTGAGGAAGCAATAAAACTTGGAATTCCTATAGTTGCCATAGTTGATACAAATTGTGATCCTGATCTCGTTGATTATGTTATTCCAGGGAATGATGATGCAATAAGAGCAATAAAGCTGATTACATCAAAGATGGCTGATGCAGTGCTTGAAGGCAGAGAGATTTTCATGAAACGCCTTGAGGAAGAAGCTGAAAAGGCAGCAATAAAAGAAAAGATACTTCAGGAAGAGGAGTATCAAAAATCAATGGATGAATACATTGAACAGTAA
- a CDS encoding sensor domain-containing diguanylate cyclase, translating into MREFLLDLGSLFKLKNLDSYSDEELKQIILEHIKKHSFIEESLLELTEEFACSTEFSVRVISSINRILDRIYNDKEIYSFISYCFDEFIKLLPVENISFMEKHPELNLLVLKVASGKIKLKDFKKKIFNIENTLAGAAFRDGSFIYAPDVKKDERFDPKLSTLPIGSVLSVPVKFQNKIIGVINFSHPEANAFDEACIFFLVSMVQLFSAVITLFKLYNENLKFNEQLQKEVNRKTAELQKINKKLYKASITDSLTGIHNRRFFFQRLEEEYARSLRYGNSFCLILFDLDSLKKVNDMFGHPEGDRLIKLFATILKTVKRKEDIIARIGGDEFGCILIGASLDGAKKFAERVKEEFKNRYKKASVSTSGAVGCIGRGENFKFYKDYKDFFKEVDKVLFKAKKLRDTIEVIETN; encoded by the coding sequence ATGAGAGAATTCTTATTAGATCTCGGAAGTCTTTTTAAACTTAAAAATCTGGATAGCTACAGTGATGAAGAGCTAAAACAAATTATTTTAGAACACATTAAAAAACATTCATTTATAGAAGAATCTCTCCTTGAACTGACCGAAGAGTTTGCCTGCAGTACAGAGTTTTCTGTAAGGGTTATATCTTCTATTAATCGGATTCTTGACAGAATTTACAATGACAAAGAGATCTACAGCTTCATATCGTACTGTTTTGATGAGTTTATAAAACTGCTTCCTGTTGAAAATATATCCTTTATGGAAAAACATCCTGAACTGAATCTGCTTGTTTTAAAAGTTGCCTCAGGTAAAATTAAACTGAAAGATTTCAAAAAGAAAATATTCAATATTGAGAATACTCTGGCAGGCGCGGCTTTCAGAGATGGTAGTTTTATTTACGCTCCTGATGTAAAAAAAGACGAAAGATTTGATCCAAAACTTTCCACACTTCCTATAGGATCAGTTTTATCCGTCCCTGTAAAATTCCAAAACAAAATAATCGGTGTGATTAACTTTTCCCATCCTGAAGCCAATGCTTTTGATGAAGCATGCATCTTCTTTCTTGTTTCAATGGTGCAACTTTTCTCTGCAGTGATAACACTTTTCAAACTGTACAATGAAAATTTAAAATTTAACGAGCAGCTACAAAAAGAAGTCAACAGGAAAACAGCAGAGTTACAGAAAATAAATAAGAAGCTTTACAAAGCCTCCATAACAGACTCTCTTACAGGAATACACAATAGAAGATTCTTTTTCCAGAGACTTGAGGAAGAGTATGCAAGGTCTTTAAGATATGGAAATAGCTTCTGTTTAATTCTTTTTGATCTTGACAGTTTGAAAAAAGTCAATGACATGTTTGGGCACCCTGAAGGAGACAGGCTTATAAAGCTTTTTGCAACGATTTTAAAAACTGTGAAAAGAAAAGAAGATATTATTGCCAGAATTGGAGGAGACGAATTTGGATGTATTCTAATAGGAGCTTCCCTGGATGGAGCTAAAAAATTTGCTGAAAGAGTAAAAGAAGAATTTAAAAATAGATATAAAAAAGCCTCTGTCAGTACCAGTGGTGCTGTGGGCTGCATTGGAAGGGGTGAGAATTTTAAATTTTACAAGGACTATAAAGATTTTTTCAAAGAAGTTGATAAAGTTTTATTTAAAGCCAAGAAATTAAGGGATACAATAGAGGTAATTGAAACAAACTGA